A single genomic interval of Zingiber officinale cultivar Zhangliang chromosome 4A, Zo_v1.1, whole genome shotgun sequence harbors:
- the LOC121972648 gene encoding TIR-only protein-like, with translation MSVSAMRRVVVPRRASVSRVLPNYQGMAAPTTRKAAASTVDVFLSHRGVDTKSTVAGLLYDRLAQMGVRPFLDSRSMEPGDKIYERVDAGIRQSRVGVAIFSPRYCDSVFCLHELAMMVEADKKLIPIFYDVKPAELAIGAAVSSAAESPEDLARYARAIREAKLTVGLTFDSKKGDWADLVSRTSNVVLKCLKQAKASGLDVFFTGFDDFLLPPRCLANKLGGSLLE, from the exons ATGTCCGTCTCCGCCATGCGCCGCGTCGTCGTTCCCCGCCGCGCATCCGTCTCCAGGGTCCTCCCCAATTACCAAGGAATGGCGGCGCCGACGACGAGGAAGGCCGCCGCCTCCACCGTCGACGTGTTCCTGAGCCACAGGGGAGTGGACACGAAGAGCACCGTGGCGGGGCTGCTCTACGACAGGCTGGCCCAGATGGGCGTCCGGCCCTTCCTTGACTCCCGGTCGATGGAGCCCGGCGACAAGATCTACGAGCGCGTCGACGCCGGAATCCGGCAGAGCCGCGTGGGCGTCGCCATCTTCTCCCCGCGATACTGCGACTCTGTTTTCTGCCTCCACGAGCTCGCTATGATGGTGGAGGCCGACAAGAAGCTCATCCCCATTTTCTACGACGTCAAGCCGGCGGAGCTCGCCATCGGCGCCGCCGTCTCCTCGGCTGCGGAGTCTCCGGAGGACCTCGCACGCTACGCCAGAGCCATCCGTGAGGCCAAGCTCACCGTCGGCTTGACCTTCGACTCCAAGAAGGGGGATTGGGCGGATTTGGTGTCGAGGACTTCCAATGTCGTGCTCAAGTGCTTGAAGCAAGCAAAG GCTTCAGGTTTAGATGTATTTTTCACAGGTTTCGATGATTTCTTATTGCCACCACGA tgccttgctaat aagctaggaggaagtctactcgag